The Microbacterium luteum genome includes a region encoding these proteins:
- a CDS encoding YdcF family protein: MTGATIAVATVIAVALAADVYHWLSSRRGLPRRRTTPPRVEAIVVLGYGNRGVRANAVNRYRVRAGIRSIDPRVPRTVLVLSGGAVHSSVPEARIMARYARERGYRGPIALETGSRSTRENLREIIPLIEDAESIAIVSNSPHAEMARAALAEQRPDLASRLRRAADHRFGEVLPFKILGTVVSIRHRRRLPPPEEQPDDA; this comes from the coding sequence ATGACCGGGGCGACGATCGCGGTCGCCACGGTCATCGCGGTCGCCCTCGCCGCCGATGTCTACCACTGGCTCTCCAGCCGGCGCGGACTTCCCCGCCGCCGCACGACGCCTCCCCGGGTCGAAGCCATCGTCGTGCTCGGGTACGGCAATCGCGGCGTGCGCGCGAACGCCGTCAACCGCTACCGCGTGCGAGCGGGCATCCGCTCCATCGATCCGCGGGTTCCGCGCACGGTGCTCGTGCTGAGCGGCGGGGCAGTGCACAGCTCCGTTCCGGAAGCACGCATCATGGCGCGCTATGCCCGCGAGCGCGGTTACCGCGGACCCATCGCCCTGGAGACCGGGAGCCGGTCGACCCGGGAGAACCTCCGCGAGATCATCCCCCTGATCGAAGACGCCGAATCGATAGCGATCGTGTCCAATTCCCCGCACGCCGAGATGGCACGAGCCGCCCTCGCCGAGCAGCGACCCGACCTCGCCTCACGCCTGCGGCGCGCCGCCGACCACCGTTTCGGCGAAGTGCTGCCGTTCAAGATCCTCGGCACCGTCGTCTCGATCCGGCATCGGCGGCGCCTTCCGCCACCGGAGGAGCAACCGGATGACGCGTAG
- the dapD gene encoding 2,3,4,5-tetrahydropyridine-2,6-dicarboxylate N-succinyltransferase — MSDERWVWGTGLATVTESGTVLDTWFPSPAAGRIPGGYDPAKATENLDHLAVPDERRAVSVELVTLEIDLDAAPTGTSDAYLRLHALSHRLVAPNGLNLDGIFGHLPNVAWTNAGPMHPDDATRLRPFLAREGIQVQGLDKFPRLLDYVTPEGVRIADASRVRLGAYLSPGTTVMHEGFVNFNAGTLGASMVEGRISQGVVVGDGSDIGGGASIMGTLSGGGTHKVSIGARTLLGANAGIGISLGDDCVVEAGLYVTAGSKIVLADQPPVADGGRPTVKGGDLSGRDGVLLRRNSVTGAIEALARAGVGVTLNEALHA, encoded by the coding sequence ATGAGCGACGAACGATGGGTCTGGGGCACGGGCCTGGCGACGGTGACCGAGTCGGGGACGGTGCTGGACACCTGGTTCCCGTCCCCGGCTGCCGGCCGCATCCCCGGCGGATACGACCCCGCGAAGGCGACCGAGAACCTCGACCACCTGGCCGTGCCCGACGAGCGCCGCGCCGTCTCCGTCGAGCTGGTGACGCTGGAGATCGACCTGGATGCCGCGCCGACCGGCACATCCGACGCCTACCTGCGACTGCACGCGCTGTCCCACCGCCTCGTCGCCCCGAACGGTCTGAACCTCGACGGGATCTTCGGGCATCTGCCCAACGTCGCCTGGACCAACGCCGGGCCGATGCACCCCGACGATGCCACGCGGCTGCGCCCCTTCCTGGCGCGCGAGGGAATCCAGGTGCAGGGGCTGGACAAGTTCCCGCGCCTGCTCGACTACGTCACGCCCGAGGGCGTCCGCATCGCCGACGCGTCGCGTGTGCGACTCGGTGCCTACCTGTCGCCCGGGACGACCGTCATGCACGAGGGCTTCGTGAACTTCAACGCGGGCACGCTCGGCGCGTCGATGGTCGAGGGACGCATCTCGCAGGGTGTGGTCGTCGGCGACGGCAGCGACATCGGCGGCGGCGCGTCGATCATGGGAACCCTCTCCGGCGGCGGCACCCACAAGGTGTCGATCGGCGCGCGCACGCTGCTGGGCGCCAATGCCGGCATCGGCATCTCGCTGGGCGACGACTGCGTCGTCGAGGCGGGGCTCTACGTCACCGCCGGATCGAAGATCGTGCTCGCCGATCAGCCGCCGGTCGCCGACGGCGGCCGCCCGACCGTCAAGGGGGGCGACCTCTCCGGGCGCGACGGCGTGCTGCTGCGACGCAACTCCGTCACGGGAGCGATCGAGGCCCTCGCCCGAGCGGGCGTGGGCGTCACGCTCAACGAGGCCCTCCACGCCTGA
- the dapE gene encoding succinyl-diaminopimelate desuccinylase codes for MPDLDLTATSVDLTRAICDMPSVSDDETVLADAIHLALAEHGHLDLHRDGDTIVARTHLGRDRRVVIAGHIDTVPINQNVPTRDIEIDGEPFIWGRGTVDMKAGVAVQLKLAAELTSSNVDVTWMWYDHEEVAAERNGLTRLARNSPELFAGDFAILGEPSNGEVEGGCNGNLRAVVRTEGVRAHSARSWIGENAIHKAAPILARLAEYRAREVTVEGLAYREGLNAVHVRGGVAGNVIPDACEVEVNYRFAPSRDGAEAERHVREVFAGFDVEVVDLAEGARPGLDSPLAQEFLTAVGAEPRPKYGWTDVARFSAMGVPAVNYGPGDPHLAHHDEERVPVAQIVEVERGLRAWLTA; via the coding sequence ATGCCGGACCTCGACCTCACCGCAACGTCCGTCGACCTCACGCGCGCGATCTGCGACATGCCCAGCGTCTCGGACGACGAGACCGTGCTGGCCGATGCCATTCACCTCGCTCTCGCCGAGCACGGTCACCTCGACCTGCATCGCGACGGCGACACGATCGTCGCACGCACCCATCTCGGTCGTGACCGCCGCGTCGTCATCGCCGGGCACATCGACACCGTTCCGATCAATCAGAACGTGCCCACGCGCGACATCGAGATCGACGGCGAGCCGTTCATCTGGGGTCGTGGGACGGTCGACATGAAGGCCGGCGTCGCCGTGCAGCTGAAGCTGGCGGCGGAGCTCACGTCGTCCAACGTCGATGTGACGTGGATGTGGTACGACCACGAGGAGGTCGCGGCCGAACGCAACGGTCTGACCCGCCTCGCGCGGAACAGTCCCGAGCTGTTCGCCGGCGACTTCGCGATCCTCGGCGAACCGTCCAACGGGGAGGTGGAGGGCGGCTGCAACGGCAACCTGCGCGCCGTCGTGCGCACCGAAGGGGTCAGAGCCCACAGTGCGCGCTCGTGGATCGGCGAGAACGCGATCCACAAGGCCGCTCCCATCCTCGCCCGCCTCGCGGAGTACCGCGCGCGGGAGGTCACCGTCGAAGGCCTCGCCTACCGCGAGGGGCTCAACGCGGTGCACGTGCGCGGAGGGGTGGCCGGCAACGTCATCCCCGACGCGTGCGAGGTCGAGGTGAACTACCGGTTCGCGCCCAGTCGCGACGGCGCCGAGGCGGAGCGCCATGTGCGCGAGGTCTTCGCGGGCTTCGACGTCGAGGTCGTCGACCTCGCCGAAGGGGCGCGACCCGGGCTCGATTCGCCGCTGGCGCAGGAGTTCCTCACGGCCGTCGGTGCCGAACCGCGCCCGAAGTACGGGTGGACGGACGTGGCACGGTTCTCGGCCATGGGCGTTCCCGCCGTCAACTACGGTCCCGGCGACCCGCACCTCGCACATCACGACGAGGAGCGGGTCCCCGTGGCGCAGATCGTCGAGGTCGAGCGCGGTCTGCGAGCGTGGCTGACCGCGTGA
- a CDS encoding DUF3117 domain-containing protein, protein MAAMKPRTGDGPMEAVKEGRLIIVRVPLEGGGRLVVSVNDAEAKELHDVLGGVVSAA, encoded by the coding sequence ATGGCAGCGATGAAGCCGAGAACCGGAGACGGGCCGATGGAGGCCGTGAAGGAGGGGCGCCTCATCATCGTGCGTGTTCCACTCGAGGGTGGGGGCCGTTTGGTCGTCTCTGTGAACGATGCTGAGGCCAAGGAGCTTCACGACGTTCTGGGGGGTGTCGTCAGCGCAGCCTGA
- a CDS encoding O-methyltransferase, whose translation MADQDADRRFAAESVVEPDHIARARAAALELGAAPISAEVGAQAAVIAAASAALNIVEIGTGAGVSGLWLLHGSPRATLTTIDSEPEHLGAARQAFADARVPAARARFITGRAAQVLPRMNEASYDIVFVDADPEGVIEYVEHGLRLVRAGGTVLVPRVLGGGAVSDPVRRDPTTAAYRSLIQETQSSSAVIGALSIVGEGLLQLTTVAAEPR comes from the coding sequence ATGGCAGATCAAGACGCCGATCGGCGCTTCGCGGCGGAGTCCGTCGTCGAACCCGATCACATCGCACGTGCCCGCGCGGCCGCGCTGGAATTGGGCGCAGCGCCCATCAGCGCCGAAGTCGGCGCCCAGGCCGCGGTGATCGCAGCGGCCTCGGCCGCCCTGAACATCGTCGAGATCGGCACCGGAGCGGGCGTGTCGGGCCTGTGGCTTCTGCACGGGTCGCCTCGCGCGACCCTCACCACGATCGACAGCGAGCCCGAGCACCTCGGCGCCGCCCGACAGGCTTTCGCCGACGCGCGCGTGCCCGCCGCGCGAGCCCGTTTCATCACCGGTCGCGCCGCCCAGGTGCTCCCGCGCATGAACGAGGCCTCCTACGACATCGTCTTCGTCGATGCCGACCCCGAGGGTGTGATCGAGTACGTCGAGCACGGGTTGCGCCTGGTGCGCGCCGGCGGCACGGTGCTGGTGCCGCGCGTGCTCGGTGGCGGGGCGGTCTCCGACCCCGTGCGGCGCGACCCGACGACAGCCGCATACCGCTCCCTCATCCAGGAGACGCAATCCTCATCCGCCGTCATCGGCGCACTCTCGATCGTGGGCGAAGGCCTCCTCCAGCTGACCACCGTCGCCGCAGAGCCTCGCTGA
- a CDS encoding Sec-independent protein translocase TatB: MFNGLTFEKLMLILVIAAFLLGPERLPRYAEALAGLVRRVRDFAQGARTRMKDEMGDEFDDVDWRQLDPRQYDPRRIIREALLDDPPVPAAKAAKATTTAAPAVKPVTSKLEPGTRPPFDSEAT; the protein is encoded by the coding sequence GTGTTCAACGGCCTGACGTTCGAGAAGCTGATGCTGATCCTCGTCATCGCCGCCTTCCTGCTGGGACCGGAGCGGCTGCCGCGCTACGCCGAGGCGCTCGCGGGCCTCGTCCGGCGCGTGCGGGATTTCGCGCAGGGCGCGAGGACGCGCATGAAGGACGAGATGGGCGACGAGTTCGACGACGTCGACTGGCGGCAGCTCGATCCGCGCCAGTACGACCCGCGGCGCATCATTCGGGAGGCCCTCCTCGACGACCCGCCGGTTCCCGCCGCGAAGGCCGCGAAAGCCACGACGACAGCGGCTCCGGCGGTGAAGCCCGTCACGAGCAAACTCGAGCCCGGCACGCGGCCGCCCTTCGACAGCGAAGCGACCTGA
- a CDS encoding carbohydrate-binding domain-containing protein codes for MRRPALTTAALLTSVLLVSGCAATSASSDTATATTAPSTSTESTTSSTVDTSSESGDIDWSTLPTTEVALTDDGLTITEPGTYVLTGSSTGQIVVDSDGLVRIILDGVTIDSADGAAIRVDNAETTVIELAEGSTNSVADASTRSDEEIDGAIYSADDLVITGTGSLEVAANFADGIVGKDDLWIEAGTIAVSSVDDGIRGTDSLTVTGGTIDVDAAGDGIKSSNDTDAGAGQLVVSGGEITITSGDDAVKAEQQVTISGGVIDIVSSVEGIEAPVIVIEGGQTSVNASDDGVNAAASAIVTSGLSISISGGDLSIVMGSGDTDAVDSNGDLTISGGTIDITAQSAFDYDGSGTLTGGTITVNGEEVTELSNQMMGGGMGGGGRP; via the coding sequence ATGCGACGACCGGCCCTGACAACCGCCGCTCTCCTCACCTCCGTGCTGCTGGTCAGCGGCTGCGCGGCGACCTCGGCGTCGTCCGACACCGCGACCGCCACGACCGCGCCCTCCACCAGCACGGAGTCGACCACGTCCTCGACCGTGGACACCTCCAGCGAGAGCGGCGACATCGACTGGAGCACCCTGCCCACCACCGAGGTGGCGCTCACCGACGACGGGCTCACGATCACCGAGCCCGGAACCTATGTGCTCACCGGATCATCCACCGGGCAGATCGTCGTCGACAGCGACGGCCTCGTGCGCATCATCCTCGACGGCGTCACGATCGACAGCGCGGACGGTGCGGCGATCCGCGTCGACAATGCCGAGACGACCGTCATCGAGCTCGCCGAGGGGTCGACGAACTCCGTCGCCGACGCTTCGACCCGCAGCGACGAGGAGATCGACGGTGCGATCTACTCCGCGGACGATCTCGTGATCACCGGGACGGGCTCGCTCGAGGTCGCCGCGAACTTCGCGGACGGCATCGTCGGCAAGGACGATCTGTGGATCGAAGCGGGAACGATCGCCGTCTCGAGCGTCGACGACGGCATCCGTGGCACGGACTCGCTCACGGTGACCGGCGGCACGATCGACGTCGACGCCGCCGGGGACGGGATCAAATCCAGCAACGACACCGACGCCGGGGCCGGGCAGCTGGTCGTGTCGGGCGGTGAGATCACCATCACCAGCGGTGACGACGCCGTGAAGGCCGAGCAGCAGGTCACCATCAGCGGCGGAGTGATCGACATCGTGTCCTCCGTCGAGGGTATCGAGGCGCCCGTCATCGTGATCGAGGGCGGTCAGACGAGCGTCAACGCATCGGACGACGGCGTGAACGCGGCCGCCTCGGCCATCGTGACCAGCGGACTGTCGATCTCGATCAGCGGCGGCGACCTCAGCATCGTGATGGGTTCCGGCGACACCGATGCGGTCGACAGCAACGGAGACCTCACCATCAGCGGCGGCACGATCGACATCACGGCGCAGTCCGCGTTCGACTACGACGGCAGCGGGACCCTCACGGGCGGCACGATCACCGTCAACGGGGAAGAGGTCACGGAGCTGTCGAACCAGATGATGGGCGGCGGCATGGGCGGCGGCGGGCGTCCCTGA
- a CDS encoding Mrp/NBP35 family ATP-binding protein: MSDLASRVRTAVGSVIDPELRRPLSDLDMVREVSVDAGTAHVAIALTIVGCPAADRISRDVTDAAAAVTGVDAVDLEVGVMTLDERRALTDKLRDGRPARQMPFGRDSLTRVIAVTSGKGGVGKSSVTANLAVALAEQGLSVGLIDADVHGFSIPGLVGLVDADGRAPSPTRIDDLMLPPVAYGVKVVSIGMFLRRGDADGPVGAVAWRGPMLHRTVQQFLTDVFFGDLDVLLLDMPPGTGDVAISVGQLLPHAEVLVVTTPQPAASDVAVRSGLVARQTGQRLIGVVENMSALSLPDGTALEVFGSGGGRAVADALTTASEPVEVVASIPLSPAFRQAGDDGVPGVIAVPEDPAARAITALAKALAARPRDLPGRALPFTTG, encoded by the coding sequence GTGAGCGACCTCGCATCCCGCGTCCGCACGGCCGTCGGCTCGGTCATCGATCCCGAGCTGCGCCGTCCGCTGAGCGATCTCGACATGGTGCGCGAGGTGAGCGTCGACGCCGGCACCGCGCACGTCGCGATCGCTCTGACCATCGTCGGATGCCCCGCCGCCGACCGCATCTCGCGTGATGTCACCGACGCAGCGGCGGCGGTGACCGGCGTCGACGCCGTCGACCTCGAGGTGGGGGTGATGACCCTCGACGAGCGCCGGGCCCTGACCGACAAGCTCCGCGACGGGCGACCCGCACGGCAGATGCCGTTCGGCCGCGATTCGCTCACGCGCGTCATCGCCGTCACGAGCGGCAAGGGGGGCGTGGGCAAGTCGAGTGTGACGGCCAACCTGGCCGTGGCGCTCGCCGAACAGGGCCTCTCCGTCGGGCTCATCGACGCCGACGTGCACGGCTTCTCGATCCCGGGCCTGGTCGGACTCGTCGACGCCGACGGCAGAGCACCCTCGCCGACCCGGATCGACGACCTCATGCTGCCGCCGGTCGCGTACGGCGTGAAGGTCGTCTCGATCGGGATGTTCCTGCGTCGCGGTGACGCCGACGGACCGGTGGGCGCGGTGGCCTGGCGCGGTCCGATGCTGCACCGGACCGTGCAGCAGTTCCTCACCGACGTGTTCTTCGGTGACCTCGACGTGCTGCTGCTGGACATGCCGCCGGGCACCGGAGACGTCGCCATCTCGGTGGGCCAGCTCCTCCCCCACGCCGAGGTGCTCGTCGTCACGACGCCCCAGCCGGCCGCGTCCGACGTCGCGGTGCGCAGCGGGCTCGTCGCCCGTCAGACCGGACAGCGCCTGATCGGCGTGGTGGAGAACATGTCCGCCCTGTCTCTTCCCGACGGCACGGCGCTCGAGGTGTTCGGCTCCGGCGGCGGACGCGCGGTGGCGGATGCGCTGACCACCGCCTCCGAGCCAGTGGAGGTCGTCGCATCGATCCCCCTGAGTCCGGCGTTCCGTCAGGCCGGCGACGACGGTGTGCCCGGCGTGATCGCTGTCCCGGAGGACCCGGCCGCGCGCGCCATCACGGCGCTGGCGAAGGCTCTCGCCGCACGGCCGCGCGATCTGCCCGGCCGCGCCCTGCCGTTCACGACCGGCTGA
- a CDS encoding DUF1003 domain-containing protein: protein MARERKQITRIRGLDAPRGRSGVLGRTPQPSRDRFGRFTEWIARAMGTPAFLVILSGFCAAWLAWNTLMPVDLRFDSAANGFTALTLMLSLQASYAAPLILLAQNRQDDRDRVQIEQDRQRAERNLADTEYLAREIVALRMAVNDMKGDVLTKDVLRGELKKMLTHLDDAPRKESSTT, encoded by the coding sequence ATGGCTCGCGAGCGCAAGCAGATCACCCGCATCAGAGGCCTCGATGCGCCCCGCGGGCGCTCCGGTGTTCTCGGGCGCACCCCGCAGCCCTCCCGTGATCGCTTCGGGCGGTTCACCGAGTGGATCGCACGTGCGATGGGCACGCCGGCGTTCCTGGTGATCCTGAGCGGTTTCTGCGCGGCGTGGCTGGCGTGGAACACCCTCATGCCGGTCGACCTCCGGTTCGACTCGGCGGCGAATGGCTTCACCGCCCTGACGCTCATGCTCTCGCTCCAGGCGTCGTACGCTGCTCCGCTCATCCTGCTCGCCCAGAACCGCCAGGACGACCGCGACCGCGTGCAGATCGAGCAGGACCGACAGCGTGCCGAGCGGAACCTGGCCGACACGGAGTACCTCGCGAGGGAGATCGTCGCTCTCCGCATGGCGGTCAACGACATGAAGGGCGATGTGCTCACCAAAGACGTGCTCCGCGGAGAGTTGAAGAAGATGCTCACGCACCTCGATGACGCCCCGCGGAAGGAGTCCTCCACCACGTGA
- a CDS encoding magnesium transporter MgtE N-terminal domain-containing protein: protein MSTQRVFIARLTGCAVFDPAGDRLGKVRDVVVIFRADDPPRVVGLIVEIPGRRHVFLSIGRVTSIRPGQVITTGLINVRRFQQRGGEVRVMAELVGRRVFLRDGSGTAVIEDVAIERSRLGDWDIGQLFLRRPKTGGSPFSKGATTFATWSQVREDQEPGEAQSAEQLVASFSELKPADLANTLLDLPEDRLIEVAEELPDDRLADALEEMPEDEQVHILEQLDDERAADILDAMEPDDAADLLGQLPKVRSEQLLGLMEPEEAQDVRDLLKYGPDTAGGLMTNEPIVLSAESTVAEALALIRRHELHPALAASVFITLPPYETPTGRLLGTVHFQRMLRYPPHERLGAIIDDSVDPIPATAAASEVARMLASYNLVSVPVVDPARRLVGAVSIDDVLDHLLPDDWRSVETEGPEVPAVPTTTAAIPTRRR, encoded by the coding sequence GTGAGCACGCAGAGGGTATTCATCGCCCGCCTGACCGGCTGCGCCGTCTTCGACCCCGCGGGCGACCGGCTGGGCAAGGTGCGCGACGTGGTCGTCATCTTCCGTGCCGATGACCCGCCCCGGGTCGTCGGGCTGATCGTGGAGATCCCCGGTCGGCGTCACGTGTTCCTCTCGATCGGCCGTGTCACCTCGATCCGTCCGGGCCAGGTCATCACCACCGGCCTGATCAACGTGCGCCGCTTCCAGCAGCGCGGCGGCGAGGTGCGGGTCATGGCCGAGCTCGTCGGTCGTCGCGTCTTCCTGCGCGACGGATCCGGCACCGCCGTCATCGAGGACGTCGCCATCGAGCGCAGCCGCCTCGGGGACTGGGACATCGGCCAGCTCTTCCTGCGGCGACCCAAGACGGGAGGATCCCCCTTCTCGAAGGGCGCGACGACCTTCGCCACCTGGTCGCAGGTGCGCGAAGACCAGGAGCCGGGCGAAGCGCAATCGGCCGAGCAGCTGGTGGCGAGCTTCTCCGAGCTCAAGCCCGCCGACCTCGCCAACACCCTCCTCGATCTCCCCGAGGATCGCCTGATCGAAGTGGCCGAGGAGCTTCCCGACGACCGCCTGGCCGACGCGCTGGAAGAGATGCCCGAAGACGAGCAGGTGCACATCCTCGAGCAGCTCGACGATGAGCGCGCCGCCGACATCCTCGACGCGATGGAACCCGACGACGCCGCCGATCTCCTCGGCCAGCTGCCCAAGGTGCGATCGGAGCAGCTCCTCGGCCTCATGGAGCCCGAGGAGGCGCAAGATGTGCGCGACCTGCTGAAGTACGGCCCCGACACCGCCGGCGGCCTCATGACGAACGAGCCGATCGTCCTGTCGGCGGAGTCGACCGTCGCCGAGGCTCTCGCCCTCATCCGGCGCCACGAGCTGCATCCGGCACTGGCGGCCTCGGTGTTCATCACCCTCCCGCCCTACGAGACCCCCACGGGCCGGCTCCTGGGCACCGTGCACTTCCAGCGGATGCTGCGCTACCCGCCGCACGAGCGGCTCGGCGCCATCATCGACGACTCCGTCGACCCCATCCCCGCGACGGCGGCGGCGTCCGAGGTCGCGCGCATGCTCGCCAGCTACAACCTGGTATCGGTACCGGTGGTCGATCCCGCGCGACGCCTGGTGGGGGCCGTCTCCATCGACGACGTTCTCGACCACCTGCTGCCGGACGACTGGCGTTCGGTCGAGACGGAGGGCCCCGAGGTGCCCGCCGTTCCGACCACGACCGCCGCGATCCCCACGAGGAGGCGATGA
- a CDS encoding general stress protein produces the protein MSMIGGRGSQATGEVGPTVASFPTYEAAQKAVSELISGEIPAREIAIVGTGLRSVERVTGRLGYASAARSGAINGLLLGLLFSAVVVLGSPTVPIQVFVGVLFVGIAIGMLFSIVTYSLVRRRRDYASVMAVVADTYEVTVTANSLHRARQVLGPRANGPAGTDPAVPGPAVPGPPAHPSDPPARPSSTDAPDRPVAPPQYGERVDPDAPRRAEDDAPGS, from the coding sequence ATGAGCATGATCGGCGGACGCGGCTCCCAGGCCACCGGAGAGGTGGGTCCCACGGTCGCGTCGTTCCCGACGTACGAGGCCGCGCAGAAGGCGGTGTCGGAGCTGATCTCCGGGGAGATCCCGGCTCGTGAGATCGCGATCGTCGGCACGGGACTGCGCTCGGTCGAGCGGGTGACCGGCCGTCTCGGGTACGCGTCGGCCGCTCGGTCGGGAGCGATCAACGGGCTGCTCCTGGGGCTGTTGTTCAGCGCCGTGGTCGTACTCGGATCTCCGACGGTTCCCATCCAGGTCTTCGTCGGCGTGCTGTTCGTCGGCATCGCGATCGGGATGCTCTTCAGCATCGTGACCTACTCCCTCGTGCGCCGTCGGCGCGACTACGCCTCGGTGATGGCCGTCGTCGCGGACACCTACGAGGTGACCGTCACGGCCAACAGCCTTCATCGTGCCCGACAGGTGCTGGGCCCCCGGGCGAACGGGCCCGCCGGGACCGACCCCGCCGTGCCCGGCCCCGCCGTGCCCGGCCCTCCCGCACATCCTTCCGACCCGCCGGCTCGCCCGTCGTCCACCGACGCGCCCGACCGGCCGGTCGCGCCGCCGCAGTACGGCGAGCGCGTCGACCCGGATGCGCCGCGCCGCGCCGAGGACGACGCCCCCGGCTCGTGA
- a CDS encoding alpha/beta family hydrolase, translated as MSADTVEVELPAGTVPVSAATAVPAEPWAVLAVAHGAGSRFDHPGVTGFTDALNACGVATVRFNFPYAEAGRRMPGPPAHAMTAWEAVATKVTSEFPHLPFFAAGRSYGGRMASMAAAEGLLRPRGLIYLGYPLHPPGKPEKPRTEHLPAIVVPQLFLSGTRDAFVQPLEQLDEAVAACRDATLVTIDGAGHGFEVAGRRRSADEAAAHLAPIVVDWMRARV; from the coding sequence GTGAGCGCCGACACCGTCGAGGTGGAGCTTCCCGCGGGCACGGTGCCGGTGAGTGCCGCCACCGCGGTCCCGGCCGAGCCGTGGGCGGTCCTGGCGGTGGCGCACGGTGCCGGCTCGCGGTTCGATCATCCCGGCGTGACCGGCTTCACCGACGCGCTGAACGCGTGCGGCGTCGCGACGGTGCGCTTCAACTTCCCGTACGCCGAGGCTGGTCGGCGCATGCCGGGCCCACCCGCGCACGCGATGACGGCATGGGAGGCGGTCGCCACGAAGGTGACGTCGGAGTTCCCGCATCTGCCGTTCTTCGCCGCGGGGCGCTCCTATGGCGGCCGGATGGCGTCGATGGCCGCCGCAGAAGGCCTCCTGCGCCCCCGGGGATTGATCTATCTCGGCTACCCGCTGCATCCGCCGGGCAAGCCGGAGAAGCCGCGTACGGAGCATCTTCCCGCGATCGTCGTGCCGCAGCTGTTCCTCTCGGGAACGCGCGACGCCTTCGTGCAGCCGCTCGAGCAGCTCGACGAGGCGGTCGCGGCGTGCCGGGACGCCACCCTCGTGACGATCGACGGGGCCGGGCACGGCTTCGAGGTCGCGGGGCGACGTCGATCAGCCGACGAGGCGGCCGCGCACCTCGCGCCGATCGTCGTGGACTGGATGCGCGCCCGGGTTTGA